The following coding sequences lie in one Silene latifolia isolate original U9 population chromosome 5, ASM4854445v1, whole genome shotgun sequence genomic window:
- the LOC141657256 gene encoding uncharacterized protein LOC141657256 — translation MAIRTFTTQERYSRNKEGVEEPRKKLKKLKSVKVANLDRLRLSMRKEKSRFDRSSVASSNDATNPSGASSTPMSGTSSPNYMKATSSSARKGSSSQGNLGTVLYSSASSNDARDSVRKSKFQTPTVKFNREVVRTQKSLKRVPSVKYVKKLSSLKSLKIRAKYSQFQENSSIDEYIISDSNDVCDQESIVSGGDNQTSVVDRSRTIKLTRLRSKRYPRVPKSRLYGAEEKLSYGEPHYMKGTNSHEVKKNSVKGLTRTSSWRPLKILAKVPSFRPRKSKVRKRPQEIPLSRTGLDRATCSSTLKRSEFPDHIELHSGERESHGTSSIHVCPYNYCSLNGHHHHAPSLPLKEFISAKRQSIKNQKDKQLNEDVEQTISSLKNYQSRQMISAEVHSAKMVTPTIQEEEEEDDDGFDYLITIYAKPRKKWAVEGNPGSDYKALTSFTYNKASEKEYSWELPKAPGKISQPKGIQEKEGLQESDENFGTCNVEASNKIQQEISTTSSNEVTEPFNREEKFQSSGGDLIKLLSDKHKYTNMWHLIYQQYASSDVPVTGTEQTDSVNEKEAWDVNSYRKGMELDQEESTGNKNLNDSEDNQGGAIEIPDFDQSAALKLVQEGLTAILERDAEAIDQQCKSGEEMTNSFARAYNLAPKSSTQENMPKQIKLTGYTIKPNVNPSETEMPRQQMSESYIKLRKVFVTAKIIKAMERMKRISPKQPRYLPLEPTSEGEKVYLRHLSRNERTNTEEWMLDHALRWAISRLGPDQQRRVAQLVEAFETVTPQQIEGIRHYPIKGKTTAINTLATLDNEEPQQTMCIPDEQVIIQQDNEGLLSHDSNPEEIRLREAHEDQSRAIDLSLGSSGTQIIDEGTVKEPMSIPEDLSQSPTGDSEVGHAGEMNMMLFNKQKYTCMWNLIYQQVASSEASIDGEYGVNAIDEEENEGEAAKCKEINGPESNRSSYNTIPKQNADNQNVAGEMNESDQSAAVKLVKEALDAILQRYELPGEQQAVSVHQKIASYTDKSLEEDGKLVEKQANPAGEEKFHLSENTTVSQQHKVESNELNRPPRKMSKSYNRLKKAFVTAKFINAIQRLRINSPRKTQSLPTEAGLNNEKVYLRHLSIDGRKNYEECMLDFALRQVISRMAPEQQRRVARLVEAFETVTPQQQEKGLKYYPSEIETATVASSEQMHQTSISEERDYEILENQDDGVIPSTKGASHERSLQEDHDCKASAEGHITQQKTVEAAVSESITELSEISSISIPADIAAEVSSFGVEETTKDAEASSCFTTEGSDAKSEGDIASVLSDKQKYKSMWHLIHQQVISSEASKVPKPEFSEIDEDEGQEKSYQDSTQISCKEKFQKDKDSQSTVLNQSAAIKLVKEAIDAILQSHEQRLDQKPLKLNDMTCDNAEGRDISASAPTQENSQDNLHEKDNTSVAVQEQAEEYAAQKKMPNSNSKLKKLFVTAKFIAAMERLRKVNWRQPRHIPPQTTSVDERVYLRHLSIDGRKNHEEWMLDYALRNVISGLAPDQQRKVALLVEAFETVAPEKKVIDFDYHPKEECYPAIKSEPIEDENESVGSEDSSIVDDHCPHMQDDRFSSFKCDLLERNEQEDYQPNISSSQTELSTETPDSDQINLKIDHQTDTKDCQMQDPLVVKKEKDVIISRTLQHASLSENRQQDCEHNIGKSLFSDKQKTNSMWHLICQHLQSGSASEGESKLVERSSSINHVKRDDTSFEMMTNADYDDNDSDASSVTSELTENDAIKLVKETIDDILEGPQEMDNELVSSLRTSGLDRDQIAGQKLEKSLSRGYSKLRQLIICNKFIKTMQKLRKSHPHKQNTPAIYSGSEARKARLKSNGAGDKKGTDEWMLDNVLQKVISGLAPAKQRRVALLVQAFENVNPDQEERGKALLNLKKEPADDIPLEGNGKENGDTVFKSQHSSESLVSLNLELDLLDTASNKKPAIDRVPQDIYEDRNPTLRKEHALNGEEMKGETPFKLTDLPSVAISTSSYSCKDPADSFGDEQGFPANENKTFEKQLVEHCDQTTKESKKTVLPKSLNGTSLDKENNTSMWGLILQHVKTDIPEKVEMQSSTEREVHTEGNSENSSQFPFEGIHDKVADISTPTRFELNESAQASKAPKKAYMPNDLKDEGSHSARKSTSLDKINNTSLWGLILQHVKTEIPEKEEMQLSEETDTERNSENSSPKGIHDKEADVPTPTRFQSYESEAIKLVQEAVNELLTLPEQESDNRSMSSSKTSEQAVPHQVQENGKETASPIAAQTEAVVDVTAASENEKAPAKESLPSTNNKLSRIIMCKRFIKAMSEMRQLKIQPQEKSCSTQTESKENPSLRQTVSGEKKSWEEGMLDHALQQVVGKLAPAQKKRVALLVRAFETVGSQQESTVGQRA, via the exons ATGGCCATAAGAACATTCACAACTCAAGAAAGATACAGTAGAAATAAGGAAGGAGTAGAAGAGCCAAGGAAAAAACTGAAAAAATTGAAGTCAGTGAAGGTTGCAAACCTGGACAGGTTGAGGTTGTCAATGAGGAAAGAGAAATCGCGATTCGACCGAAGTTCCGTGGCTTCCTCTAATGATGCAACTAACCCATCAGGAGCATCTTCTACACCAATGTCAGGGACATCATCACCCAATTATATGAAGGCTACTAGCTCAAGTGCTAGGAAAGGGTCATCATCTCAAGGAAATTTGGGTACTGTTTTGTATAGCTCGGCTAGTAGTAATGATGCCAGAGATTCTGTAAGAAAGAGCAAATTTCAAACACCTACAGTGAAATTCAATAGGGAAGTTGTTAGAACACAGAAAAGCTTAAAAAGAGTGCCTAGTGTAAAATATGTAAAGAAGTTATCCAGTCTGAAATCGCTGAAAATTCGAGCAAAATACTCCCAGTTCCAAGAGAATTCCAGTATTGATGAATACATCATCTCGGATTCAAATGATGTATGTGATCAGGAGAGCATTGTAAGTGGTGGAGATAATCAAACGAGTGTAGTGGACCGCTCAAGAACGATCAAGTTAACGAGACTCAGGAGCAAAAGATATCCAAGGGTGCCAAAATCCAGATTGTATGGAGCAGAGGAGAAACTGTCATATGGTGAACCACATTATATGAAGGGAACCAACTCTCATGAAGTAAAGAAG AATTCAGTGAAGGGTCTGACAAGAACATCCAGTTGGAGACCCCTAAAGATTCTAGCAAAGGTTCCAAGTTTTAGACCGAGAAAGAGTAAAGTAAGGAAACGACCTCAGGAGATTCCATTATCTCGCACAGGGCTTGATCGAGCCACGTGTTCGTCCACTTTAAAGAGATCTGAATTCCCAGATCATATTGAGCTTCATTCAGGGGAGCGAGAATCACATGGAACTTCGTCTATCCATGTTTGTCCTTACAATTATTGTTCTCTCAATGGACACCATCACCATGCACCATCACTACCTCTTAAGGAGTTCATCTCTGCAAAACGGCAGTCAATTAAGAACCAGAAGGACAAGCAGCTTAATGAAGATGTTGAACAAACAATAAGTAGCTTGAAAAATTATCAATCAAGGCAAATGATATCAGCTGAAGTTCATTCAGCTAAAATGGTGACTCCTActatacaagaagaagaagaagaagatgatgatggttTTGATTATCTCATTACAATTTATGCCAAACCCAGGAAAAAGTGGGCCGTTGAAGGCAACCCCGGCAGTGATTACAAAGCATTAACTAGCTTCACCTACAACAAAGCCAGTGAGAAGGAATATTCTTGGGAATTACCAAAAGCACCCGGCAAAATATCACAACCTAAG GGGATACAAGAAAAAGAAGGCTTGCAGGAATCAGATGAAAATTTCGGAACGTGCAATGTCGAAGCTAGTAATAAAATTCAGCAGGAGATTAGCACAACTTCCTCAAATGAAGTCACTGAACCATTTAATAGAGAAGAAAAGTTTCAGAGTTCTGGTGGTGATCTGATCAAGTTACTCTCGGACAAACATAAGTATACAAATATGTGGCACCTAATTTATCAGCAATATGCATCAAGTGATGTGCCAGTGACAGGAACTGAGCAAACTGATAGCGTGAATGAAAAGGAAGCTTGGGATGTGAATTCTTACCGTAAGGGGATGGAATTGGATCAAGAAGAAAGTACAGGCAACAAAAATCTCAATGATAGTGAGGATAATCAAGGAGGAGCTATCGAGATTCCTGATTTTGATCAGAGTGCAGCCTTGAAGTTAGTGCAAGAAGGGCTTACGGCTATCTTAGAGCGTGATGCAGAGGCAATTGATCAGCAGTGCAAATCAGGCGAAGAAATGACAAATAGTTTTGCGAGAGCATATAATTTAGCTCCCAAATCTTCCACACAAGAAAATATGCCAAAGCAAATAAAGCTAACAGGTTACACAATTAAACCGAATGTCAACCCAAGTGAGACAGAGATGCCAAGGCAGCAAATGTCAGAGAGCTACATTAAGTTGAGAAAAGTATTTGTCACTGCCAAAATCATCAAAGCAATGGAAAGAATGAAGAGGATTAGTCCAAAACAACCACGATATTTGCCTCTGGAGCCAACATCAGAGGGAGAGAAAGTTTATCTTAGGCATCTAAGCAGGAATGAGAGGACAAATACAGAAGAATGGATGCTTGATCATGCACTGAGATGGGCAATTTCGCGGCTTGGTCCTGATCAGCAGAGAAGAGTGGCACAACTGGTGGAAGCATTTGAAACAGTCACACCACAGCAGATAGAAGGCATTAGACATTATCCTATCAAAGGCAAGACGACTGCTATCAATACTTTAGCTACCCTGGACAACGAAGAACCTCAGCAAACAATGTGCATACCTGATGAACAGGTAATCATTCAGCAAGATAATGAAGGTCTTCTATCTCACGATAGCAATCCTGAGGAAATACGTTTGCGGGAAGCTCATGAAGATCAGAGTAGAGCAATAG ATTTGTCTTTGGGGTCCTCCGGAACTCAGATTATTGATGAAGGTACAGTTAAAGAGCCTATGAGCATTCCTGAGGATCTTTCTCAATCTCCTACTGGGGATTCAGAAGTAGGTCACGCTGGTGAAATGAATATGATGCTCTTCAATAAACAAAAGTACACTTGTATGTGGAACCTGATCTATCAACAAGTAGCTTCAAGCGAAGCATCAATCGATGGAGAATACGGAGTCAATGCAATTGACGAAGAAGAGAATGAGGGTGAGGCAGCCAAATGCAAAGAGATTAATGGTCCCGAATCAAATAGGAGTAGTTACAATACAATTCCCAAGCAAAATGCGGACAACCAAAATGTAGCTGGTGAAATGAATGAATCTGATCAATCAGCTGCTGTGAAGCTGGTAAAAGAAGCACTTGATGCAATTTTACAACGTTATGAGCTACCCGGCGAACAGCAGGCCGTTTCAGTCCATCAGAAGATTGCATCTTACACCGATAAAAGTCTTGAAGAAGATGGTAAGCTTGTTGAGAAACAAGCCAATCCAGCGGGAGAGGAAAAGTTTCATTTGAGTGAAAACACAACAGTCTCACAGCAACATAAAGTGGAATCCAATGAATTGAATCGCCCACCAAGAAAAATGTCCAAGAGTTACAACAGACTGAAAAAAGCATTTGTTACAGCCAAATTCATTAATGCGATTCAAAGGCTAAGGATAAACAGCCCACGAAAAACACAAAGCTTACCTACAGAGGCAGGCTTAAACAATGAAAAAGTTTATCTGAGGCATTTGAGCATAGACGGAAGGAAAAACTATGAAGAATGCATGCTTGACTTTGCACTTAGACAAGTAATTTCAAGGATGGCTCCGGAACAACAAAGAAGAGTGGCACGACTTGTAGAAGCATTTGAAACTGTAACTCCTCAGCAGCAAGAGAAGGGTCTTAAATATTATCCTTCTGAGATCGAAACTGCAACTGTGGCCAGCTCAGAACAAATGCATCAAACATCCATTTCTGAGGAACGAGACTATGAGATTTTGGAAAACCAAGACGATGGAGTTATACCATCTACTAAAGGTGCTTCTCATGAAAGAAGTCTGCAGGAAGATCATGATTGTAAAGCAAGCGCAGAAG GCCACATAACTCAACAAAAGACTGTCGAAGCAGCAGTTTCAGAGAGTATTACAGAGTTGTCTGAAATCAGTTCGATATCAATACCTGCTGATATTGCAGCTGAAGTATCGAGCTTTGGGGTTGAAGAAACTACGAAAGATGCAGAGGCATCTTCTTGCTTTACCACTGAGGGTTCTGACGCAAAGTCCGAAGGTGATATAGCCAGTGTACTCTCTGACAAACAAAAGTATAAAAGCATGTGGCACCTAATCCACCAACAAGTCATCTCAAGTGAAGCATCAAAGGTCCCAAAGCCAGAATTCAGTGAAATTGATGAAGATGAAGGCCAAGAGAAGAGTTATCAAGATTCAACACAAATCAGTTGCAAGGAAAAATTCCAAAAAGATAAAGATAGCCAAAGCACAGTCCTCAATCAATCAGCTGCCATTAAACTGGTAAAGGAGGCAATTGATGCAATCCTACAAAGTCATGAACAGAGGCTTGATCAAAAGCCCCTCAAACTTAATGACATGACCTGTGATAATGCTGAAGGACGTGACATTTCTGCCTCAGCTCCCACACAAGAGAACTCACAAGATAACTTGCATGAAAAAGACAACACAAGTGTTGCAGTCCAAGAGCAAGCTGAAGAATACGCAGCCCAGAAGAAAATGCCCAACAGCAATAGCAAGCTTAAAAAATTGTTTGTCACAGCTAAATTCATTGCAGCAATGGAAAGACTAAGAAAAGTCAATTGGAGACAACCACGGCATATACCACCACAGACAACCTCTGTGGACGAAAGAGTTTATCTAAGGCATCTAAGTATTGATGGAAGGAAAAATCATGAAGAATGGATGCTTGACTATGCACTCAGAAACGTTATTTCCGGCCTAGCTCCTGACCAGCAGAGAAAAGTGGCATTGCTCGTAGAAGCCTTTGAAACAGTCGCCCCAGAGAAGAAAGTAATTGACTTCGATTATCACCCGAAAGAGGAGTGTTACCCTGCAATCAAATCCGAACCCATTGAAGATGAAAATGAAAGTGTTGGCTCAGAGGACAGCTCAATTGTTGATGACCATTGTCCCCATATGCAGGATGATAGATTCAGTTCTTTTAAGTGTGACCTTTTGGAAAGAAATGAACAAGAGGATTATCAACCAAATATTTCAAGCAGCCAGACAGAGTTATCCACTGAAACTCCAGATTCAGATCAAATCAATTTGAAAATCGACCATCAAACTGACACCAAAG ATTGTCAAATGCAAGACCCATTAGTAGTTAAAAAGGAGAAAGATGTCATCATATCCAGAACACTACAGCATGCCTCTTTAAGTGAAAATCGTCAGCAGGACTGTGAGCATAACATTGGCAAAAGCCTTTTTTCTGACAAACAGAAAACAAACAGCATGTGGCACCTGATTTGTCAGCATCTCCAATCTGGCAGTGCTTCAGAAGGCGAAAGCAAGCTCGTTGAAAGATCAAGCAGCATCAACCATGTGAAAAGGGATGACACGTCCTTTGAAATGATGACTAATGCAgattatgatgataatgatagtGATGCTAGCAGTGTGACCAGTGAGCTCACAGAGAATGATGCTATTAAACTGGTAAAAGAGACCATCGATGATATTCTGGAAGGGCCACAAGAAATGGACAACGAATTAGTTTCCAGCCTACGGACATCTGGTTTAGATAGAGACCAAATAGCCGGACAGAAACTTGAGAAAAGCCTGTCCAGGGGCTACAGCAAGCTTAGACAACTAATTATCTGCAATAAATTCATCAAGACAATGCAAAAGTTGCGTAAAAGCCACCCACACAAACAAAACACTCCAGCAATTTATTCTGGTTCAGAAGCTCGGAAGGCTCGCCTTAAAAGCAACGGTGCAGGAGATAAAAAAGGTACAGACGAGTGGATGCTTGATAATGTTTTACAGAAAGTAATTTCTGGACTTGCTCCAGCCAAACAAAGAAGAGTGGCATTGTTGGTCCAAGCCTTTGAAAATGTCAATCCAGACcaagaagaaaggggaaaagcACTCCTTAACCTGAAAAAGGAACCTGCTGATGATATTCCCCTAGAAGGCAATGGAAAGGAAAATGGAGACACAGTCTTTAAATCCCAACACTCAAGTGAATCACTGGTTAGTCTTAACCTAGAGCTTGATTTATTAGATACAGCTTCTAACAAGAAGCCAGCTATTGACAGGGTTCCACAAGATATATATGAAGATAGAAATCCAACTTTAAGAAAAGAACATGCACTAAACGGGGAAGAAATGAAAGGTGAAACTCCTTTTAAGCTCACAGATTTACCATCTGTTGCAATCAGTACTTCCTCATATTCATGTAAGGACCCAGCAGATAGTTTTGGAGATGAACAAGGATTTCCTGCTAATGAGAACAAAACCTTTGAGAAGCAATTGGTTGAACACTGTGATCAAACAACTAAGGAATCCAAGAAGACTGTTCTACCTAAGAGTCTGAATGGTACATCCTTGGACAAGGAAAATAATACCAGCATGTGGGGCCTCATCCTCCAGCATGTCAAGACTGACATTCCAGAGAAAGTAGAAATGCAATCATCAACTGAAAGAGAAGTACATACAGAAGGTAACTCGGAAAATTCCTCTCAGTTTCCTTTTGAAGGGATTCACGACAAGGTAGCGGACATTTCTACTCCCACCAGGTTTGAGTTGAATGAAAGTGCTCAAGCAAGTAAAGCTCCCAAGAAGGCGTATATGCCTAACGACTTGAAAGATGAAGGGAGTCATAGTGCCAGAAAGAGTACATCCTTGGACAAGATAAATAATACCAGCCTGTGGGGCCTCATTCTCCAGCATGTAAAAACTGAAATTCCGGAGAAAGAAGAAATGCAATTATCAGAGGAAACAGATACAGAACGTAACTCGGAAAATTCCTCTCCTAAAGGAATTCACGACAAGGAAGCAGACGTACCAACACCAACAAGGTTTCAGTCTTATGAAAGCGAGGCGATTAAGCTAGTACAGGAAGCTGTCAATGAATTACTCACTCTCCCGGAACAGGAAAGCGATAATCGATCGATGTCGAGTAGCAAGACTTCAGAGCAAGCAGTTCCGCACCAGGTTCAGGAAAATGGTAAAGAAACTGCATCTCCAATTGCAGCACAGACTGAAGCAGTAGTGGATGTAACTGCAGCTTCAGAAAACGAGAAAGCACCAGCAAAAGAAAGCCTACCCAGCACCAACAACAAACTTTCAAGAATCATTATGTGCAAAAGATTTATCAAGGCAATGAGCGAAATGCGACAGCTCAAAATACAGCCTCAAGAAAAGTCTTGCAGTACCCAAACCGAATCAAAGGAGAATCCTTCACTACGTCAAACAGTGAGTGGTGAGAAGAAAAGTTGGGAGGAAGGGATGCTAGATCATGCACTTCAGCAAGTAGTTGGAAAGCTTGCTCCAGCTCAAAAGAAAAGAGTGGCTCTGCTTGTTCGAGCTTTCGAGACAGTTGGTTCACAGCAGGAATCCACTGTTGGCCAGAGAGCCTAA